The Chitinophaga pinensis DSM 2588 region CTGGCAAAACCTTACCTGAACCGCTGGACACCGGAGAACCCGACAAATGAATATCCTTCATTTGTCAACCCTACATCACAGGGACAACAAACAGTGAATTCAAGAACCGTAGAAGATGCTTCTTACCTGCGGCTGCAATCTGTAAGGCTCAGCTACGATTTCAATTTGCATAATAAAGTAATAAAAGGGCTCCAGGCTTATGTGACCGGCCAGAATCTGTTCACCATCACCAAATACTCGGGCATTGATCCTGCTGTGAATTCCATCGGTGATGATATCCTGAAAATAGACTATAGCTCTTACCCGATGACACGCAGCTTTTTATTCGGGTTAAATGTTCAATTCTAAAAATGATTTTATGCAAAAGTTTATCATACTGTCTTTAATAATCGTCGCTATACTGACTCAAACTGCCTGTGAGAAAGCGTTGGATGTTACGCCTCCGGGAGAGTTCGCACCTGGAAATGTATTGACGACAGAGAAAGGAATCAGATCCGTTTTGTTTTCTTCTTATGCAGGTATTCAAAATCCAACACCCACCCGCTATCTGATCAACAATGCGGAAGTAACCACTGATGTCGGCTATAATACCGGTGGTGCGGAAAACCTCACACTGGTGCAGCTGATCAACTTTACATGGGATGCTTCGCTGGGTACTTTGCAGGCAGACGTATGGGCGCCTACTTACCGTACAATCCGCGATGCGAATATTGTACTGGAAAATATCGGCAACGTAAATGCGCCGGATGCCAGCAAAAAAGGCTATGCGGCAGAAGCCAGGTTCCTGCGGGCATATGGCTACTATCTGCTGTATATCTGGTTTGGCCCGGTGCCGCTGCGTACATCCAGTACTGCTGAAGCAACACTGGCAAGGGCAACGGACGAACAGATGAAGTCTTTTATAGAGACGGAGCTGGCAGCAGCCATTACTGATCTGCCGGATCCCGGTAAGGAGGAAGCGTTTGCCAGGGCTAATAAGGGCGCTGCCTGGAGTGTGCTGGCCAAGTTCTATCTCAATACCCGTCAATGGCAGAAGGCAGCGGATGCTTGTCAGCAGGTCACAAATTTCGGGTATTACCAGTTGTTCCCTACTTATCAGAACCTGTTCACCGTAGAAAATGAAGGTAACAAGGAAATGATTATGGTACATCCCTGCCGGAATCAGGATGGCTTTGGTAACTGGTATTCAGCAGGTGCTTTACCGCCTGGTTTCAAAACATCCGCTCAGGTGCCTTCGTTTGTCTGGACAGCTTCTATGGCCAATTTTGCCACACAATACAGAATGCGCTCCGCATTTACCAATACATTTGATACCATCAATGACCAGCGATCCATTCTCCTGTTGCGTCACTATGTAAATACCTCGAATGCCTGGGTGAACCTGCTCTCCACACCGGATAATGTGAGAAGTCTGAAATACTGGGATAATGCCACTGTCGGAAACCATAGCGGCAACGACGTGCCTATTATCCGCTATGCCGACATATTACTGAGCCGTGCAGAGGCATTGAATGAGGTGAATGGTCCTACACAGGAAGCGCTGGATCTGATCAACCAGGTCAGGAAAAGAGCGGGTATCGGCAATCTGACGATGGCGGATGCTACAGGTAAAGAAGTACTGAGAGACCTGATCCTGCGGGAGAGAGCATGGGAGTTTTATAGTGAAGGTCTGAGAAGAGAAGACCTGCTGCGTCATGATAAATTCATTTCACTGGCGAAAGCAAGAGGGATTACTGCTGCCGCTGACAAGCATAAATTATTCCCGATACCCCAGACGGAAATTGATGCGAATCCGGCATGTAAGCAAAACCCGGATTATTGATCAATAGTATAAGCTAAAGGAAGTATTCATTATGATGAAACGAAGTATTGCTATCACATGGTTTGTATGCCTGTCTGCACTGGTATCCTATGGACAGTCCCCTACATACAGTAACCCAACGGCGCCGGTTGGCGATCCTGCTTTAACCGTACCGGCATCCGTCGTACCGGTGATGGATCAATGGATGCGGGATACATACGTTATGACCGGACCGGATGGATATTATTATATGACCGGTACTACAGCTACGCCTGGCAGAGTGTTTCCTGCAGGGCGTGTGCATTGCTGGGATTATAATGACGGACTGTATCTGTGGCGATCAAAAAATATGCAGCAATGGGAGTCTATGGGAAGGATCTGGAGCTTTGACAAGGACGCTGCTCCCTGGCAGCAAAAAGGAAAAGTATTGGAGCCTGGAGCGATGTCTCCCAACAAAGACCTGCTTGATTCATTCTACCGTGCAGTATGGGCGCCTGAGTTGCATTACATCAAAAGTAAAAAGAAATGGCTGCTGATCGCCTGTATCAATGGTGGTATCGGATCTTTTGTACTGGAAAGTATTTCAGGTAAGCCGGAAGGACCTTACAGAAACATAAAAGGGAACAGGCAAAAGGCACTCTTCCCCAATATAGATCTCAGCCTTTTTGAAGATGATAACGGCGCGGTATATCTGATCGGACATAATCATTTTATCACCAGGATGAAGGACGATCTGAGTGATGTAGCAGCACCTTTTCGCAGATTGAAAGAAACACCCTATCAACAGGAACCCTATATTGAAGGTGTATTTATCACCAGGCATGAGGGGAAATACCAGCTCCTGCAAACTATCTGGTCTGTAAAAAAAGCGGATAGTACTTTTTCATACCTGCGGGATGATAAAAATAGAAAGGATTCTTTGTATAGCTATGATGTAGTAGTGGCAGAAGCTGATAATATTTATGGTCCTTATGGTCCGCGTTATGCCGCTATCTTACAAGGTGGTCATAACAATATCTTTAAGGACCTGGATGGTTACTGGTGGTCAACTACCTTCTTTAACCCAAGAGGGATCATGGGTACAAAGTTTACGGTTACCTGCAGACCAGGACTTGTACCGGTAAAATGGACAGATGGGAAACTGCGGCCGGATACAGATCGTGCGGCAAAATTCTATGACGCTCTTAAATCAAATTAACATGATCAGAAAGATATTTACAGCGTTGATAATATTGCTTCCTGGCGGCATGTATGCCCAGGAAATAGGCGCTAACTTTAATCACGATCCTGAGATCATTGATATGGCATATTTGCGGAAAACACCGGTGGAGTGGATCCGTACTACGCCTTATATTTTTGAATATATCAATGGCGCAAAGGACCCAGCTACCGAACCGGGTTTACAGCAACTGATCGAAGCGAAAAAAGCGGGTTATAAAGTAGCCTTTGGCTTCCGCTGGGACTTCAGGAAATATAAATTGCCGATACCAGCTCCGGGTTCGGCGGAAGAGAAAAAGTATTTTGCAACGGTAGCCGCTATACTCAATCGTGTGGGCGCTTCTATAGACATTTTTAAGTTGGGTAATGAACCTAACCTGGAAACGATGGAAGAGGACCTGCAGGTCAATGCAGAAGGCATCGTACCGCTGGTCAGGTTTACAGAGCGATTATTGAATGAAGTGGTGGAGCCTTATTACCGGCAACATCCACAGCTGACACGTCCTGATGTGTATGCAGGCTCATTGCCTGCACTGTTTGAAAAAGAACAACAGCAGAAGCCGGGAGTAACAGGATTGATCCGGCTGGCACAGAACAATAGCCGTATCAAAGGACTGGCTATCCATCTGCATATCAGTGATTCACTTGATATGGAAAAAGCGTTCCGTTTTGTTCGTACTATTATGCCGGATAAACCGATCATTGTGCCGGAATTCTCTCTTTTTCGCTTGTATAATCAGCATGTGTCCGACGAATTGGGAAGTAGTGAAGCTGGTATCGCTTTTGCCCGTAAATACAACTATCCGCCTGATATGAAGTTGTACGAATGGTATAGTAAAGTGAATACGGAGAAGGTGAGTGCGGAAGAATGGGAGCGTATGTTTGCTTCCCGGTCCTGGTTTCCGCCGCATTTTATGAAGACCTACTACAGATATTTCCGGCAGTATGGTGTGGTGCTGGCTACTTATGGTTATCTGAGTCAGTCCGCCCCGGCAAAGGTCACTCCTGGTACCGGTATATGGTTTGTGAATCCGATATTCCCGATGAAGAGTCTGCAAAAGCAGGCAGATGGATCTTATACGCCTAATCCTTTATGGTTTAATGATTTTGTAGATATTGTGCATTATGGAGCAAAGAAATAAATACCATATCATACTATTGCTGGCTGCGCTATGCGCTTTATCCGGATCGGGTGTAACTGCCCAGTCAAAGCCCAATATTATCCTCTTGTATGCAGATGACCTGGGATATGGTGACGTAGGTTGTTATGGCGCGTCGGCAGTAAAAACACCGAATATCGACCGTCTTGCCAGTAAAGGAGTACGATTTACAGATGCGCATTGTACAGCGGCTACCTGTACGCCATCAAGACTGTCCTTACTGACAGGCACTTATGCTTTTCGAAAGAAAGCAGCTATCCTTCCTGGTGATGCGCCTTTGCTGATCCCACCGGATACGTATACTTTACCACGTATGTTACAGCAGGCAGGGTATACGACCGCCGTGATCGGTAAATGGCACTTAGGATTGGGGAACGGCGTTATTAACTGGAATGATAACATTGGTCCGGGGCCGAATGAGATAGGTTTTGACTATTCGTTTATTATTCCGGCTACTACTGACCGGGTACCTACTGTCTTTGTGGAGAATGGAAGGGTACCTGACCTGGATCCCAATGATCCTATTGCTGTGAGTTATGCCGCGATGATCGGGGATGAACCTACCGGACTCTCAGATCCACAATTGCTGAAGCAACGGGCAGATACACAGCATAGCAATACGATTATTAACGGCATCAGCCGGATCGGTTTCATGACCGGTGGCAAGCGTGCCCGTTGGGTAGATGAAGAGATCCCGATGGTGTTGAACGGAAAGGCGAAAGACTTCATAACTACGCATAAAGAGCAGCCGTTTTTCCTTTATTATCCTTTCCCTAACATCCATGTACCGCGTACACCGAATAGGAAATTTGCCGGTACTACGGCACTTGGCGCCCGTGGAGACGTCATTGCAGAAATGGACTGGTTAGTGGGAGAGATCACACAGCTGTTGGATTCACTGGGAATCGCGAAAAATACACTGATTGTATTCAGTAGTGATAATGGTCCTGTATTAGACGATGGCTATGAAGACCAGGCCGGACAACTGAACAAAAGTCATAAACCGGCAGGGATATTCAATGGTGGGAAATACAGCGCATTTGAAGCCGGTACCCGGATGTCTACCATTACCTACTGGCCGGGTACTATACGTCCTGGTGTTTCAGCGGCTTTGTGTTCGCAGGTAGACCTGATGGCTTCTTTTGCAGCATTGACAGGACAAAAATTACCTGCAGGCGCTGCACCTGACAGTCAGAATGCGCTGGACGTATGGTTGGGCAAGTCAGTACAGGGCAGGAAATACCTGCTGGAAGAATCTTACACCCTGGCGTTGCGGGATAAAAGGTGGAAGTATATCGCTCCTCAGACGACGCCTACGCCTGACTGGATGAAAAACAAGGAAATAGCTACCGGACTGTCACCTGTGGAACAAC contains the following coding sequences:
- a CDS encoding RagB/SusD family nutrient uptake outer membrane protein yields the protein MQKFIILSLIIVAILTQTACEKALDVTPPGEFAPGNVLTTEKGIRSVLFSSYAGIQNPTPTRYLINNAEVTTDVGYNTGGAENLTLVQLINFTWDASLGTLQADVWAPTYRTIRDANIVLENIGNVNAPDASKKGYAAEARFLRAYGYYLLYIWFGPVPLRTSSTAEATLARATDEQMKSFIETELAAAITDLPDPGKEEAFARANKGAAWSVLAKFYLNTRQWQKAADACQQVTNFGYYQLFPTYQNLFTVENEGNKEMIMVHPCRNQDGFGNWYSAGALPPGFKTSAQVPSFVWTASMANFATQYRMRSAFTNTFDTINDQRSILLLRHYVNTSNAWVNLLSTPDNVRSLKYWDNATVGNHSGNDVPIIRYADILLSRAEALNEVNGPTQEALDLINQVRKRAGIGNLTMADATGKEVLRDLILRERAWEFYSEGLRREDLLRHDKFISLAKARGITAAADKHKLFPIPQTEIDANPACKQNPDY
- a CDS encoding family 43 glycosylhydrolase; translation: MMKRSIAITWFVCLSALVSYGQSPTYSNPTAPVGDPALTVPASVVPVMDQWMRDTYVMTGPDGYYYMTGTTATPGRVFPAGRVHCWDYNDGLYLWRSKNMQQWESMGRIWSFDKDAAPWQQKGKVLEPGAMSPNKDLLDSFYRAVWAPELHYIKSKKKWLLIACINGGIGSFVLESISGKPEGPYRNIKGNRQKALFPNIDLSLFEDDNGAVYLIGHNHFITRMKDDLSDVAAPFRRLKETPYQQEPYIEGVFITRHEGKYQLLQTIWSVKKADSTFSYLRDDKNRKDSLYSYDVVVAEADNIYGPYGPRYAAILQGGHNNIFKDLDGYWWSTTFFNPRGIMGTKFTVTCRPGLVPVKWTDGKLRPDTDRAAKFYDALKSN
- a CDS encoding sulfatase-like hydrolase/transferase — its product is MEQRNKYHIILLLAALCALSGSGVTAQSKPNIILLYADDLGYGDVGCYGASAVKTPNIDRLASKGVRFTDAHCTAATCTPSRLSLLTGTYAFRKKAAILPGDAPLLIPPDTYTLPRMLQQAGYTTAVIGKWHLGLGNGVINWNDNIGPGPNEIGFDYSFIIPATTDRVPTVFVENGRVPDLDPNDPIAVSYAAMIGDEPTGLSDPQLLKQRADTQHSNTIINGISRIGFMTGGKRARWVDEEIPMVLNGKAKDFITTHKEQPFFLYYPFPNIHVPRTPNRKFAGTTALGARGDVIAEMDWLVGEITQLLDSLGIAKNTLIVFSSDNGPVLDDGYEDQAGQLNKSHKPAGIFNGGKYSAFEAGTRMSTITYWPGTIRPGVSAALCSQVDLMASFAALTGQKLPAGAAPDSQNALDVWLGKSVQGRKYLLEESYTLALRDKRWKYIAPQTTPTPDWMKNKEIATGLSPVEQLYDLHKDPGETHNLAGQHPEIIKTLKAELKKLTL